The stretch of DNA TTGCACTCTTGGTTGATGGGAATCCCAATGTCATTTTGGCTCCAGTGCATTTATTATTGCAGATCAAATCACCTGAGGACACTTACATCAGTTATGCATATGTTTCATTAGAAAGAATTATCAGGTTGTTGGGTGTATTTATATCTGCTTTTTTACCTGGGGCATGGATTGCCTTTTCTGCCTTTAATATAGAACAAGTTCCATATTTACTTGTTGCGACTATTTCAGTCTCGCGTTTTGGACTGCCCTTATCAACTCCCATAGAAATGTTTATTGTTCTTTTTTTGTTTGAACTATTTAATGAAGCAGGCGTCCGTCTGCCAAGAGCCATTGGTCAAACCGTAGCTGTGTTAGGAGGGTTAATTGTAGGGGACGCAGCCATTCGTGCCGGCTTAACCTCACCTACGATGCTGGTAGTGGCAGCTATTACCTATATTTCTTCATTTACCTTGGTGAATCAAAACTTAAGCACAGCGATTACAATCTTACGATTCGTGATAATTTTATTAAGTACTTTTTTTGGATTGTTTGGTGTCATTATAAGTTTTATTTTAACAACCTTTTATTTTTCCACCATTTCATCCTTTGGAGCTCCATATATAGGAGCAGTTTCATCTATCAGTGTGAAGGAATTTATCAAATCATTGTTCATGGCTCCACGTCAATTCTATAAATCGCGAACAACCATCACAAGCCCAGATGATCCAACAAGGGGTGGAGACCAATCATGAGAAGAATGTGGATTATACCCTTTATCACCGGATGTTTAATGTTTACTGGTTGTTCAGGTTTAAAAAATATTCAAGATTTAACATATATAGTGGCAATCGGACTGGATTATGATGAAGAAAAACAGGAATATACCGCCTATCTTCAAGGCTTAAATTTCGCTAATGTTGCGAAACAAGAGGGAGCTAAACCTATTGAACCCATCCCAATTTTTATCGCTTCAGCATCTGGAGAAACACTAAATTTAGCAGTAAGTAAGCTATATAAAAAGTCAGAGCCTCCTGTTTTTTTCGGCCATGTAGAAACACTTGTCTTGAGTAAAAGACTCGTCAAGCACCGCTTTAGAGAAGTAATTGAGGAAGTAGGCAGAAATCGGTCGTTACGGCACACGATGCGACTCATAACAACTGAAGAAAAGATACCAGATATTTTTAATATCAAAGCATTATTTAATTATCCAGCCGTTTATACGGTTCTCTATAAAAAAAATACTGACGAAATGTTTCAGGATGAAATAAAGCCAACAAGGTTAATGCATTTTTTAAGAGAATTTTATGAGCCGATGGGGGTGGCGAAACTGCCTTCTGTAAAGATTGATCATGATACCTGGAAGGCTGACAAAGACTATCCAGTGTTATATTTTGATGGATATGCTATTTTTCAAAAGCAAAAGTTTATGAAGGACCTTTCGATGAATGATGCTGTTTATATTAATTGGCTGTTAGAAAAGCGTGTCTCTATAGATCAAAAAGTGGAGGAAGATGAACAGCTTGTAGCTGCAGTTAAGCTTAGTTCGCCAAAAATGAAGATAAAATACGTAAAAGGAAAGACATCGCCAGAGTTTTCGATAGAAATATCTACACAAGCAGATTTGCTAGAAAAGATAAAAGATATTCCCATAGACAATTTAATCAAATTAATTGAAGCTGATATTAAAACGAAAGTAATGAGAATCTATAATGATGGTCTGGAAAAAAATACAGATCTATTAAACGTGGGTGAAAAATGGTATCGGGAACACCCGCAGCAGTATCGAAAGTTAATGAGAACATCAAACTTCTATTTAGATCAAAATTCCCTAAAAAACGTAAAAGTGGATGTACAGATATTTCATTTTAATACCTATAAATATGAGGAGAAAAGCTTTTAATAGTAGAAAATGGCTGTTTTTACATTTATTGTTGTTTATTGAACTTATTTAATTTTCGGGGCTTTTAAAAAAAGGGAGCTGCTTCGGACATGGTAGCTCCTGAATTCACCATTTAACCAGAGGATGGTAAAATTAGAACGATATAATCATTTTTTAGTAGAAAAAGAAATAACTAGATATATGGCTTATCTTCGGAAAGGAATGGATGATCGAATGCAAAAAATTTACTTAGATTACAATGCAAGCACTCCGTTGGCTCCTGAAGTGGTTGATGCGATGCAGCCCCTTTTGAATAATTATTATGGAAATCCATCGGCGCTACACTGGGCGGGAAAACCGGTGAAAGAGTTATTACATAAGGCTAGAAAACAAGTTTCGGACTTAATAGGCAGTTCTCCATGTGAGGTTACTTTTACTTCAGGTGGAAGTGAAGCTAATAACTTTGCTCTTAAAGGATTTTATTTTAAAAATCAACATAAAGGGAATCACATCATTACCTCGAGAATTGAGCACCCTGCCATTATCAATCCATGTAAGTTCCTTGAAAAAGTAGGGGCTAGGGTCACCTATGTAAGTGTTGACCAATATGGGAGAGTTTCTCCTGAAGAAATAGAAAGGGCAGTCACCAAGGATACGATTCTACTAACGATCATGCATTCTAATAATGAAACAGGTACCTTACAACCAATTGTAGAAATTGGGGAGATAGCTAAAAAATACGGAATAACTCTTCATACAGATGCTTCACAATCGGTCGGTAAGGTTCCAGTCGATGTGAATAATTTAAAAGTTGATATGCTAACAATTGCTGGCCATAAACTTTATGCACCTAAGGGAATCGGAGCCCTGTATATTCGCGATGGTGTGGACCTTGAACCGCTTATTCACGGGGCAGGACATGAAAAAGGACTACGTGCAGGCACGGAAAATACTTTATTGGCGGTTGGGTTAGGGAAGGCATGCGAAATGGCTTCTAATCATATGGGAAGTACGAAGCTAAAGGATTTGACCGATAATTTTTGGAAACAATTAAAGGATGTGTTTGGTGACCAGGTTGTCTTAAATGGACATCCAGAAGAAAGATTACCAAATACCTTGAATGTGAGTTTTGTTAGAAGGATTGGCCAAGACTTACTTGATGGTATCCCACAGCTTGCCGCCTCTACAGGTTCTGCCTGTCACGCTGGGAGCATTGAACTATCACCAGTCCTAAAGGAAATGAACGTACCCAAAGAAATTGGAATGGGTGCGATTCGATTTAGTTTAGGCAGGTATACGACGGAGGATGAAATAGATACCGTCATTAAAGGGTTTAAAGAAATCTTTTAACAATGATGAAAAATCTTATCTTGATTTCATGGTAGGATAACTAGAAAGGATATTCTGTCCCTTTAAATTCAATTATTTTGTATATAGGTTATATCTTGTTAAGATAGAATAATGACACTTGTATACATAAATGGGGGCAATTTTTGTGGAAATAGGTTTAAGCACGTTTGTAGAAACAACACCGGACGTTGATACCGGTAAAGTCATAAGTCATGCACAACGGATACGTGAAGTGGTAGAGGAAATTGTATTAGCCGATCAAGTAGGACTGGATGTCTTTGGAGTAGGGGAGCATCATCGTGAAGATTATGCTGCTTCATCACCTGCTGTTGTGCTTGCGGCTGCAGCATCTCAGACCAGCAGAATCCGTCTGACGAGTGCAGTTACGGTACTTTCTTCTGACGATCCAGTAAGGGTTTTTCAAGACTTTGCCACGCTGGACGCAATCTCGAATGGGCGGGCTGAAATCATGGCAGGCCGGGGATCCTTCATCGAATCGTTTCCTTTGTTTGGCTATGATTTAAAGGATTATGATCAGTTATTCGAAGAAAAACTGGATCTGCTGTTAAAAATAACGGCGTCTGAGAAAGTATCTTGGAGAGGTGAACATCGTCCAGCAATCAATAATTTGGGAGTATATCCAAGACCGGTTCAGGATCCACTGCCAGTGTGGATAGGTAGCGGCGGCAATCAAGAATCTGTCATTCGAGCAGGCTTGCTCGGATTGCCACTTGTGCTAGCTATCATAGGTGGAAGTCCTCAGCATTTTGCACCACTTGTTCAGTTATATAAAAAAGCAGCGGAACATGCTGGTCATGATGCTTCCAAGCTGCCAATTGCATCCCATTCACATGGGTTTGTTGGCGAAACCACGGATGAAGCGGCAACAAAATTTTTCCCGTCTACCCAACAGGCGATGAACAAGCTTGGACGTGAGCGTGGGTGGGGAAGATATGACCAAAATACCTTTGATGCTGCTCGTAGTCTACATGGTGCCTTGTACGTAGGTGATCCACAAACCGTTGCCGAGAAAATCATTAACTTGCGTAAAAATGTAGGTATCACACGTTTTATGCTCCACTGTCCTGTTGGAACCATGCCGCATGAGGATGTTATGAGGTCCATCGAATTGTTGGGGAAAGAAGTAGCACCAATCGTACGTGAAGAAGTGGCTAAGTGGGAAAAGGAAAACGAAAGAAATTTATAGTGCTTTCATTTCAAAGGGATTGTTCCCTTAAATGGACAATGAATAATAATTGGGTAACAATCCGGGGTGGATTGTTACCCAATTTCAGAATGATACATATCTGCGGTCACAATTCGAGGTGAATTATGCCCGAATTTTGTTAAAGAGCAAAGGTTGAGTAACAATTTTTTGTATTCCCCTTTATTTTCCCTTATTTCTCAGATATTCTTCAAATGTTATTTTTCCTAATTTTTGCTGTTCATTTGTATTCTTTCCCTTTAAAAAAGCCCTATAAAGTTTTCCAGGAAAAGAGAGATTTGCTACTTTATTTGATTCATTATTTACCTTAATTT from Neobacillus sp. CF12 encodes:
- a CDS encoding spore germination protein, coding for MGKTISSNPLRNGRYKEKGEELKKRFMKSDDLLCKVHQSDKEPFEMIFFESLIDSHYLDQYILPKLGLHQQGTVENKLKSFFQAEEVISKSLDELSDLLFEGNVLFVLGNALLSIKAGDLPKRTPEESALETSIRGPKDGFVEDIKTNISLIRRRLNTESLCLEKYMIGKRSRTKVVLIYIEDLIDQRVLDEIHTRLDKVELDILTSIYELEAYVRDRPYSIFPSMDYTGRPDFIVQALNQGRFALLVDGNPNVILAPVHLLLQIKSPEDTYISYAYVSLERIIRLLGVFISAFLPGAWIAFSAFNIEQVPYLLVATISVSRFGLPLSTPIEMFIVLFLFELFNEAGVRLPRAIGQTVAVLGGLIVGDAAIRAGLTSPTMLVVAAITYISSFTLVNQNLSTAITILRFVIILLSTFFGLFGVIISFILTTFYFSTISSFGAPYIGAVSSISVKEFIKSLFMAPRQFYKSRTTITSPDDPTRGGDQS
- a CDS encoding Ger(x)C family spore germination protein, whose product is MRRMWIIPFITGCLMFTGCSGLKNIQDLTYIVAIGLDYDEEKQEYTAYLQGLNFANVAKQEGAKPIEPIPIFIASASGETLNLAVSKLYKKSEPPVFFGHVETLVLSKRLVKHRFREVIEEVGRNRSLRHTMRLITTEEKIPDIFNIKALFNYPAVYTVLYKKNTDEMFQDEIKPTRLMHFLREFYEPMGVAKLPSVKIDHDTWKADKDYPVLYFDGYAIFQKQKFMKDLSMNDAVYINWLLEKRVSIDQKVEEDEQLVAAVKLSSPKMKIKYVKGKTSPEFSIEISTQADLLEKIKDIPIDNLIKLIEADIKTKVMRIYNDGLEKNTDLLNVGEKWYREHPQQYRKLMRTSNFYLDQNSLKNVKVDVQIFHFNTYKYEEKSF
- a CDS encoding cysteine desulfurase family protein, which produces MQKIYLDYNASTPLAPEVVDAMQPLLNNYYGNPSALHWAGKPVKELLHKARKQVSDLIGSSPCEVTFTSGGSEANNFALKGFYFKNQHKGNHIITSRIEHPAIINPCKFLEKVGARVTYVSVDQYGRVSPEEIERAVTKDTILLTIMHSNNETGTLQPIVEIGEIAKKYGITLHTDASQSVGKVPVDVNNLKVDMLTIAGHKLYAPKGIGALYIRDGVDLEPLIHGAGHEKGLRAGTENTLLAVGLGKACEMASNHMGSTKLKDLTDNFWKQLKDVFGDQVVLNGHPEERLPNTLNVSFVRRIGQDLLDGIPQLAASTGSACHAGSIELSPVLKEMNVPKEIGMGAIRFSLGRYTTEDEIDTVIKGFKEIF
- a CDS encoding LLM class flavin-dependent oxidoreductase, with amino-acid sequence MEIGLSTFVETTPDVDTGKVISHAQRIREVVEEIVLADQVGLDVFGVGEHHREDYAASSPAVVLAAAASQTSRIRLTSAVTVLSSDDPVRVFQDFATLDAISNGRAEIMAGRGSFIESFPLFGYDLKDYDQLFEEKLDLLLKITASEKVSWRGEHRPAINNLGVYPRPVQDPLPVWIGSGGNQESVIRAGLLGLPLVLAIIGGSPQHFAPLVQLYKKAAEHAGHDASKLPIASHSHGFVGETTDEAATKFFPSTQQAMNKLGRERGWGRYDQNTFDAARSLHGALYVGDPQTVAEKIINLRKNVGITRFMLHCPVGTMPHEDVMRSIELLGKEVAPIVREEVAKWEKENERNL